The proteins below are encoded in one region of Ostrinia nubilalis chromosome 3, ilOstNubi1.1, whole genome shotgun sequence:
- the LOC135088343 gene encoding uncharacterized protein LOC135088343, protein MLASLSDSTLKQYNVCYKLWWHFCESNKLDTYEPTKSHILGFLTEQFNKGCSHASLNSHRSALSLLLGNSIGNDECVKRLLKGAFKLRPSLPKYTYTWDPQLVLNHLSKLYPNTELTLENITKKLAALLAICTAQRVQTISLIKLSNITINDDIIRIIITDIIKTSRPGHEQPILNLPYFHENIKICPATTLKDYILLTRHIREDNSGKLLLTFKPPHRPATTQTISRWVKQVLADSGIDISIFTAHSTRHAATSAASRAGSNIETIRKAAGWSNTSSTFARFYHRNIQDDGLFAKSVCLPT, encoded by the coding sequence ATGTTAGCCTCGCTGTCTGACAGCACTTTAAAGCAATATAACGTTTGCTATAAACTATGGTGGCATTTCTGCGAATCTAACAAACTAGATACCTACGAACCGACAAAATCTCATATCTTAGGTTTTTTAACTGAACAATTTAATAAAGGTTGCTCGCATGCATCTTTAAATAGTCATCGATCAGCACTGTCCTTATTATTAGGTAATAGTATTGGCAACGATGAATGCGTTAAACGATTACTTAAAGGAGCATTCAAACTAAGGCCTAGCTTACCCAAATATACCTATACATGGGACCCACAATTAGTCCTAAATCACCTTTCAAAATTATACCCCAATACTGAATTAACGCTGGAAAACATCACTAAAAAGCTAGCAGCACTATTGGCAATTTGTACAGCTCAAAGAGTACAAACGATCTCACTAATAAAACTAAGTAATATAACTATTAATGATGACATTATTAGAATTATAATCACGGACATCATTAAAACATCAAGGCCGGGCCACGAACAACCTATATTAAATTTGCCTTActttcatgaaaatatcaaaatttgCCCAGCTACTACCCTAAAGGATTACATTCTTTTAACGCGACATATTAGAGAAGATAATTCCGGTAAACTAttattgacatttaaaccaCCACATAGACCAGCAACCACACAAACAATTAGCCGCTGGGTCAAACAAGTGCTGGCAGATAGCGGGATAGACATAAGCATTTTCACTGCACATAGCACGAGGCACGCAGCCACATCTGCTGCGAGTCGCGCGGGATCTAACATAGAAACAATTAGAAAAGCCGCAGGCTGGTCTAACACTTCAAGTACCTTCGCTCGATTTTATCATAGAAATATACAAGATGATGGCCTGTTTGCAAAATCTGTATGTTTACCTACCTAA